Proteins found in one Penaeus vannamei isolate JL-2024 chromosome 29, ASM4276789v1, whole genome shotgun sequence genomic segment:
- the LOC138867237 gene encoding FK506-binding protein 5-like: protein PGRDTRAVADGVDEAERDTQEVVDEPERDTQEVVDEPERDTQEVVDEPERDTQEVVDEPERDTQEVVDEPERDTQEVVDEPERDTQEVVDEAERDTQEVVDEPERDTQEVVDEAERYTQEVVDEPERDTQVLADEPERDTQVLADELEKQTQVLADELERQTQVLADEAEREDFLVVDDAVVDAQASSDEPSQVVVDEAERDTQVVVDEAERDDLVVEEAAVTQVVVDETERDTQVVVDEAERDTQVVVDEAERDTQVVVDEAERDTQVVVDEAERDDLVVEEVEVAVDEAERDTQVVVDEAERDTQVVVDEAERDTQVVVDEAERDTQVVVDEAERDTQVVVDEAERDAQVVVDEAERDTQVVADEAERDDLVVEEAVVEVAVDEAERDTQVVVDEAERDTQVVVDEAERDTQVVVDEAERDTQVVVDEAERDAQVVVDEAERDTQVVVDKAERDTQVVVDEAERDDFLVADEAERDDFLVTDEAERDDFLVADEA from the exons cccgGAAGAGACACCCGAGCAGTCGCCGACGGCGTCGACGAGGCCGAAagagacacccaggaagtcgtcgacgagcccgaaagagacacccaggaagtcgtcgacgagcccgaaagagacacccaggaagtcgtcgacgagcccgaaagagacacccaggaagtcgtcgacgagcccgaaagagacacccaggaagtcgtcgacgagcccgaaagagacacccaggaggtcgtcgacgagcccgaaagagacacccaggaagtcgtcgacgaggccgaaagagacacccaggaagtcgtcgacgagcccgaaagagacacccaggaagtcgtcgacgAGGCCGAAAGAtacacccaggaagtcgtcgacgagcccgaaagagacacccaggtactcgccgacgagcccgaaagagacacccaggtactcgccgacgagctcgagaagcaGACCCAGGTactcgccgacgagctcgagaggCAGACCCAGGTACTCGCCGACGAAGCTGAGAGGGAAGACTTCCTAGTCGTCGACGATGCCGTGGTGGATGCCCAAGCAAGTTCTGACGAGCCCAGCCAAGTAGTCGTCGACGAGGCCGAGAGAgacacccaggtagtcgtcgacgaggccGAGAGGGACGACCTAGTCGTCGAAGAGGCTGCGGTG ACacaggtagtcgtcgacgagaccgagagagacacccaggtagtcgtcgacgaggccgagagagacacccaggtagtcgtcgacgaggccgagagagacacccaggtagtcgtcgacgaggccgagagagacacccaggtagtcgtcgacgaggccGAGAGGGACGACCTAGTCGTCGAAGAGGTGGAGGTAGCCGTCGACGAGGCCGAGAGAgacacccaggtagtcgtcgacgaggccgagagagacacccaggtagtcgtcgacgaggccgagagagacacccaggtagtcgtcgacgaggccgagagagacacccaggtagtcgtcgacgaggccgagagagacacccaggtagtcgtcgacgaggccgagagagacgcccaggtagtcgtcgacgaggccgagagagacacccaggtagtcgccgacgaggcCGAGAGGGACGACCTAGTCGTCGAAGAGGCTGTGGTGGAGGTAGCCGTCGACGAGGCCGAGAGAgacacccaggtagtcgtcgacgaggccgagagagacacccaggtagtcgtcgacgaggccgagagagacacccaggtagtcgtcgacgaggccgagagagacacccaggtagtcgtcgacgaggccgagagagacgcccaggtagtcgtcgacgaggccgagagagacacccaggtagtcgtcgacaaggccgagagagacacccaggtagtcgtcgacgaggccGAGAGAGACGACTTCCTAGTCGCCGACGAAGCCGAGAGAGACGACTTCCTAGTCACCGACGAAGCCGAGAGAGACGACTTCCTAGTCGCCGACGAAGCCTAG
- the LOC138867234 gene encoding clumping factor B-like, with protein MGGSILGHEPDGGLEPDGGLEPDGGLESSDGGLEPDGDLEPDGDLEPDGDLEPDGDLEPDGDLESSDGGLESHGGLGYSDWGLEPDGDLEPDGDLEPDGDLEPDGDLEPDGDLESSDGGLEPDGDLEPDGDLEPDGDLEPDGDLESSDGGLEPDGGLEPDGDLEPDGDLEPDGDLEPDGDLESSDGGLQSDGGLESDWGLKSDGGLESSA; from the exons ATGGGAGGCAGTATCCTaggtcatg AACCTGACGGGGGTCTAGAACCTGACGGGGGTCTAGAACCTGACGGGGGTCTAGAATCTTCTGACGGGGGTCTAGAACCTGACGGGGATCTAGAACCTGACGGGGATCTAGAACCTGACGGGGATCTAGAACCTGACGGGGATCTAGAACCTGACGGGGATCTAGAATCTTCTGACGGGGGTCTAGAATCTCACGGGGGTCTAGGATATTCTGACTGGGGTCTAGAACCTGACGGGGATCTAGAACCTGACGGGGATCTAGAACCTGACGGGGATCTAGAACCTGACGGGGATCTAGAACCTGACGGGGATCTAGAATCTTCTGACGGGGGTCTAGAACCTGACGGGGATCTAGAACCTGACGGGGATCTAGAACCTGACGGGGATCTAGAACCTGACGGGGATCTAGAATCTTCTGACGGGGGTCTAGAACCTGACGGGGGTCTAGAACCTGACGGGGATCTAGAACCTGACGGGGATCTAGAACCTGACGGGGATCTAGAACCTGACGGGGATCTAGAATCTTCTGACGGGGGTCTACAATCTGACGGGGGTCTAGAATCTGACTGGGGTCTAAAATCTGACGGGGGTCTAGAATCTTCAGCTTGA
- the LOC138867236 gene encoding uncharacterized protein: MKPGISRPVVLNQLSPLLLDRDKTRDINAHCSEHNGQTKCSVTFTYAAQNSGNEAQEVTLEPEKETQEVTLEPEKETQEVILEPEKETRDVVLEPEKETRDVVLEPEKETQEVTLEPEKETQEVTLEPEKETQEVTLEPEKETQEVTLEPEKETQEVTLEPEKETQEVTLEPEKETEVTLEPEKETEVTLEPEKETEVTLEPEKETQDAHEPEKETQDAHESEKETQDAHESEKETQDAHEPEKETQDAHEPETEDVNLDADEAIGLVMDTLKKLDGAQGQDFLDNIRRLMDSRKRA; the protein is encoded by the exons ATGAAACCGGGGATCTCGAGGCCCGTAGTTTTGAACCAATTATCGCCCTTATTG CTGGATAGGGATAAGACAAGAGACATAAATGCTCATTGCTCTGAACATAATGGGCAGACTAAATGCTCAGTCACTTTCACGTATGCTGCCCAAAACTCGGGGAATGAGGCCCAGGaggtcaccctagagcccgagaaggagacccaggaagtcaccctcgagcccgagaaggagacccaggaagtcatcctcgagcccgagaaggagacccgggatgtcgtcctcgagcccgagaaggagacccgggatgtcgtcctcgagcccgagaaggagacccaggaagtcaccctcgagcccgagaaggagacccaggaagtcacccttgagcccgagaaggagacccaggaagtcacccttgagcccgagaaggagacccaggaagtcacccttgagcccgagaaggagacccaggaagtcacccttgagcccgagaaggagacccaggaagtcacccttgagcccgagaaggagaccgaggtcacccttgagcccgagaaggagaccgaggtcacccttgagcccgagaaggagaccgaggtcacccttgagcccgagaaggagacccaggacgcccacgagcccgagaaggagacccaggacgcccacgagtccgagaaggagacccaggacgcccacgagtccgagaaggagacccaggacgcccacgagcccgagaaggagacccaggacgcCCACGAGCCCGAGACCGAGGATGTCAACCTCGATGCCGATGAGGCTATTGGGCTTGTCATGGATACGCTCAAAAAGTTGGATGGAGCCCAGGGTCAAGATTTCTTAGATAACATAAGACGCTTGATGGACTCCAGAAAACGCGCCTAG
- the LOC138867235 gene encoding retinitis pigmentosa 1-like 1 protein: MKPGISRPVVLNQLSPLLLDRDKTRDINAHCSEHNGQTKCSVTFTYAAQNSGNEAQEVTLEPEKETQEVTLEPEKETRDETEVTLEPEKETQDAHEPEKETQDEPETEDVNLDADEAIGLVMDTLKKDTQVLADELEKQTQVLADELERQTQVLADEAEREDFLVVDEAVVDAQASSDEPSQVVVDEAERDTQEVVDEPERDTQEVLADEPERDTQVLADELERQTQVLADELERQTQVLADEAEREDFLVVDEAVVDAQASSDEPSQVVVDEAERDAQVVVDEAERDDLVVEEAAVEVAVDEAAVEVAVDEAERDTQVAVDEAERDTQVVVDEAERDTQVVVDKAERDTQHYGLGCPTHDLRGSKHAGDAKWSKHDRGIIDGRGSEPDGGLGSSDWGLEFHGGLESHGGLGYSDWGLEFHGGLGSSDWGLEFHGGLEPDGGLESSDGGLEPDGGLEPDGGLEPDGGLESSDGGLEPDGDLEPDGDLEPDGDLESSDGGLESHGGLGYSDWGLEPDGDLEPDGDLEPDGDLEPDGDLEPDGDLEPDGDLEPDGGLESSDGGLEPDGDLEPDGDLEPDGDLEPDGDLEPDGDLEPDGDLEPDGDLESSDGGLQSDGGLESDWGLKSDGGLESSA; this comes from the exons ATGAAACCGGGGATCTCGAGGCCCGTAGTTTTGAACCAATTATCGCCCTTATTG CTGGATAGGGATAAGACAAGAGACATAAATGCTCATTGCTCTGAACATAATGGGCAGACTAAATGCTCAGTCACTTTCACGTATGCTGCCCAAAACTCGGGGAATGAGGCCCAGGaggtcaccctagagcccgagaaggagacccaggaagtcaccctcgagcccgagaaggagacccgggat gagaccgaggtcacccttgagcccgagaaggagacccaggacgcccacgagcccgagaaggagacccaggacgaGCCCGAGACCGAGGATGTCAACCTCGATGCCGATGAGGCTATTGGGCTTGTCATGGATACGCTCAAGAA agacacccaggtactcgccgacgagctcgagaagcaGACCCAGGTactcgccgacgagctcgagaggCAGACCCAGGTACTCGCCGACGAAGCTGAGAGGGAAGACTTCCTAGTCGTCGACGAGGCCGTGGTGGATGCCCAAGCAAGTTCTGACGAGCCCAGCCAAGTAGTCGTCGACGAGGCCGAAagagacacccaggaagtcgtcgacgagcccgaaagagacacccaggaa gtactcgccgacgagcccgaaagagacacccaggtactcgccgacgagctcgagaggCAGACCCAGGTactcgccgacgagctcgagaggCAGACCCAGGTACTCGCCGACGAAGCTGAGAGGGAAGACTTCCTAGTCGTCGACGAGGCCGTGGTGGATGCCCAAGCAAGTTCTGACGAGCCCAGCCAAGTAGTCGTCGACGAGGCCGAGAGAGACgcccaggtagtcgtcgacgaggccGAGAGGGACGACCTAGTCGTCGAAGAGGCTGCGGTGGAGGTAGCCGTCGACGAGGCTGCGGTGGAGGTAGCCGTCGACGAGGCCGAGAGAGACACCCAGGTAGCCGTCGACGAGGCCGAGAGAgacacccaggtagtcgtcgacgaggccgagagagacacccaggtagtcgtcgacaaggccgagagagacacccag CATTATGGGCTAGGATGCCCTACTCATGACCTAAGGGGGTCAAAACATGCCGGGGACGCAAAGTGGTCAAAACATGACCGGGGTATAATAGACGGAAGGGGGTCGGAACCTGACGGGGGTCTAGGATCTTCTGACTGGGGTCTAGAATTTCACGGGGGTCTAGAATCTCACGGGGGTCTAGGATATTCTGACTGGGGTCTAGAATTTCACGGGGGTCTAGGATCTTCTGACTGGGGTCTAGAATTTCACGGGGGTCTAGAACCTGACGGGGGTCTAGAATCTTCTGACGGGGGTCTAGAACCTGACGGGGGTCTAGAACCTGACGGGGGTCTAGAACCTGACGGGGGTCTAGAATCTTCTGACGGGGGTCTAGAACCTGACGGGGATCTAGAACCTGACGGGGATCTAGAACCTGACGGGGATCTAGAATCTTCTGACGGGGGTCTAGAATCTCACGGGGGTCTAGGATATTCTGACTGGGGTCTAGAACCTGACGGGGATCTAGAACCTGACGGGGATCTAGAACCTGACGGGGATCTAGAACCTGACGGGGATCTAGAACCTGACGGGGATCTAGAACCTGACGGGGATCTAGAACCTGACGGGGGTCTAGAATCTTCTGACGGGGGTCTAGAACCTGACGGGGATCTAGAACCTGACGGGGATCTAGAACCTGACGGGGATCTAGAACCTGACGGGGATCTAGAACCTGACGGGGATCTAGAACCTGACGGGGATCTAGAACCTGACGGGGATCTAGAATCTTCTGACGGGGGTCTACAATCTGACGGGGGTCTAGAATCTGACTGGGGTCTAAAATCTGACGGGGGTCTAGAATCTTCAGCTTGA